A genomic stretch from Serratia entomophila includes:
- the queD gene encoding 6-carboxytetrahydropterin synthase QueD, translated as MATTLFKDFQFEAAHRLPHVPEGHKCGRLHGHSFMVRLEVTGEVDAHTGWVMDFAELKAVFSPIWERLDHHYLNDIPGLENPTSEVLAAWIWQQLKPQLPELTAVMVKETCTAGCVYKG; from the coding sequence ATGGCAACCACGCTGTTTAAAGATTTTCAGTTTGAAGCCGCACACCGTTTGCCGCACGTGCCGGAGGGCCATAAATGCGGCCGTCTGCATGGGCATTCGTTTATGGTGCGTCTGGAAGTAACCGGTGAAGTGGACGCCCACACCGGTTGGGTGATGGATTTCGCCGAGCTTAAGGCCGTGTTCTCGCCAATTTGGGAGCGCCTGGATCACCATTATCTGAACGATATTCCAGGATTGGAAAATCCCACCAGCGAAGTGCTCGCCGCCTGGATCTGGCAGCAGCTCAAACCTCAGTTGCCGGAACTGACGGCGGTGATGGTAAAAGAGACCTGCACCGCCGGGTGCGTATATAAAGGCTGA
- the cysJ gene encoding NADPH-dependent assimilatory sulfite reductase flavoprotein subunit, translating to MTTQAPPTSLLPLTPEQLARLQATIGEYSPTQLAWLSGYFWGMVNQQPGAVAIAPAAPAAASITIISASQTGNARRLAEQLRDDLLAAKLSATLVNAGDYKFKQIAQERLLVIVASTQGEGEPAEEAVALHKFLFSKKAPKLSDTAFAVFGLGDTSYENFCQSGKDFDGKLAELGAERLVERVDADVEYQELAAAWRKQVVEVLKARAPAENAASGQFASGAVDLLDSSPYGKEQPLTAQLAVKQKITGRGSDKDVRHIEIDLGDSGLRYRPGDALGVWFDNDPALVDELVQLLWLKGDEPVEVEGKTLPLAQALRSHFELTQNTTPIVDKYAALSRDEKLIGLLADKAALQHYAHNTPIVDMVRQAPADLNAEQLIGLLRPLTPRLYSIASSQAETENEVHITVGVVRYDIDGRARAGGASSFLADRLEEDGDVRVFIEHNDNFRLPANPDAPVIMIGPGTGIAPFRAFMQQRDADGAGGKNWLFFGNPHFTEDFLYQVEWQRYVKDGLLTRIDLAWSRDQQHKVYVQDKLREQGAEVWRWIQEGAHIYVCGDANRMAKDVENTLLELVAEHGGMDTELADEFLSELRLERRYQRDVY from the coding sequence ATGACGACTCAGGCTCCTCCAACATCTTTGCTCCCGCTGACGCCCGAACAGCTGGCGCGCCTGCAGGCGACGATTGGTGAATATTCGCCGACGCAGCTGGCGTGGCTGTCAGGCTATTTTTGGGGAATGGTTAACCAGCAGCCTGGCGCCGTAGCCATTGCGCCTGCCGCCCCTGCCGCCGCCAGCATCACCATCATTTCCGCTTCGCAGACCGGCAACGCGCGCCGCCTGGCGGAACAGCTGCGTGACGATCTGCTGGCCGCCAAGCTGAGCGCCACGCTGGTCAACGCCGGCGACTACAAATTCAAGCAGATCGCGCAAGAGCGCCTGCTGGTGATCGTCGCCTCCACCCAGGGGGAAGGAGAGCCGGCGGAAGAGGCGGTGGCGCTGCATAAGTTCCTGTTCTCGAAGAAAGCGCCGAAGCTTAGCGACACCGCTTTCGCGGTGTTTGGGTTGGGTGACACCTCCTATGAGAACTTCTGCCAGTCGGGCAAAGATTTTGACGGCAAGCTGGCCGAACTGGGCGCCGAGCGCCTGGTGGAGCGGGTTGACGCCGACGTGGAATACCAGGAGCTGGCCGCCGCCTGGCGCAAGCAGGTGGTGGAGGTGCTGAAGGCGCGCGCGCCGGCGGAAAACGCCGCGTCGGGCCAGTTTGCCAGCGGCGCGGTCGATCTGCTCGACAGCAGCCCGTACGGCAAGGAACAGCCGCTGACAGCCCAACTGGCGGTGAAGCAAAAGATCACCGGCCGCGGTTCGGATAAAGACGTGCGCCATATCGAAATTGATCTCGGCGACTCCGGCCTGCGTTATCGGCCGGGCGACGCGCTGGGGGTTTGGTTCGACAACGATCCGGCGCTGGTGGACGAACTGGTGCAGCTGCTGTGGCTGAAAGGCGACGAACCGGTTGAGGTGGAGGGCAAGACCCTGCCGCTGGCGCAAGCGCTGCGCAGCCACTTCGAGTTGACCCAAAACACCACGCCGATCGTCGATAAATACGCCGCGCTGTCGCGCGACGAGAAGCTTATCGGCCTGCTGGCGGATAAAGCCGCGCTGCAGCACTACGCGCACAATACGCCGATCGTCGACATGGTGCGCCAGGCGCCGGCCGATCTCAACGCCGAGCAGCTGATTGGCCTGCTGCGCCCGCTGACGCCGCGCCTGTATTCCATTGCCTCTTCGCAGGCCGAGACCGAAAACGAAGTGCATATCACCGTGGGCGTGGTGCGCTACGACATCGACGGCCGCGCCCGCGCCGGCGGCGCCTCGAGCTTCCTGGCGGATCGCCTGGAAGAGGACGGCGACGTGCGGGTGTTTATCGAACATAACGATAACTTCCGCCTGCCGGCCAACCCGGACGCGCCGGTAATCATGATTGGCCCGGGTACCGGCATCGCGCCGTTCCGCGCCTTTATGCAGCAGCGCGACGCCGACGGCGCGGGCGGCAAAAACTGGCTGTTCTTCGGCAACCCGCACTTTACCGAAGATTTCCTGTATCAGGTCGAATGGCAGCGCTACGTGAAAGACGGCCTGCTGACCCGCATCGATCTGGCCTGGTCCCGCGATCAACAACATAAAGTCTACGTACAAGACAAGCTGCGCGAACAGGGCGCGGAAGTGTGGCGCTGGATCCAGGAAGGCGCGCACATTTACGTCTGCGGCGATGCCAACCGCATGGCGAAAGACGTGGAAAACACATTACTGGAACTGGTGGCCGAGCACGGTGGCATGGATACCGAGCTGGCGGACGAATTTTTAAGTGAGCTGCGCCTTGAGCGCCGTTATCAGCGAGATGTTTACTGA
- the cysI gene encoding assimilatory sulfite reductase (NADPH) hemoprotein subunit yields MSDKHPGPLVVEGKLADAERLKKESNFLRGTIAEDLNDGLTGGFNGDNFLLIRFHGMYQQDDRDIRAERAEQKLEPRHAMMLRCRLPGGIISPQQWLGIDKFAQESTLYGSIRITNRQTFQFHGILKGNVKPVHQLLNRLGLDALATANDVNRNVLCTSNPVESELHQEAYEWAKKISEHLLPRTRAYAEVWLDQEKVATTDEEPILGATYLPRKFKTTVVIPPQNDVDLHANDMNFVAIAENGKLVGFNLLVGGGLSIEHGNKKTYARKASEFGYIPLEHTLAVAEAVVTTQRDWGNRTDRKNAKTKYTLERVGVDVFRAEVEKRAGITFEPIRPYEFTGRGDRIGWVKGIDNHWHLTLFIENGRLLDYPGRPLKTGVAEIARIHQGDFRLTANQNLIVAGVPESEKAKIEALARDHGLIDDGVSDQRKNSMACVSFPTCPLAMAEAERFLPEFVTKVEGILHQHGMGDEHIVLRITGCPNGCGRALLAELGLVGKAVGRYNLHLGGNREGTRIPRMYRENINEGEILQEIDQLVGRWAQERQAGEGFGDFTIRAGIVRPVVDSAQDFWD; encoded by the coding sequence ATGAGTGATAAACACCCGGGGCCCCTGGTGGTCGAAGGCAAACTGGCCGACGCCGAGCGCTTGAAGAAGGAAAGCAACTTCCTGCGCGGCACCATCGCCGAAGACTTGAATGACGGCCTGACCGGCGGCTTCAACGGCGATAACTTCCTGCTGATCCGTTTTCACGGCATGTACCAGCAGGACGATCGCGATATCCGCGCCGAGCGCGCCGAACAGAAGCTGGAACCGCGCCATGCGATGATGCTGCGCTGCCGTTTGCCGGGCGGCATCATCAGCCCGCAGCAGTGGCTGGGCATCGACAAGTTTGCGCAGGAAAGCACGCTGTACGGCAGCATTCGCATCACCAACCGCCAGACCTTCCAGTTTCACGGCATTCTGAAGGGCAACGTCAAACCGGTACATCAGCTGCTGAACCGGCTGGGGCTCGACGCGCTGGCGACCGCCAACGACGTCAACCGCAACGTGCTGTGCACCTCCAACCCGGTAGAGTCCGAGCTGCATCAGGAAGCCTACGAGTGGGCCAAGAAGATCTCCGAGCATCTGCTGCCGCGCACCCGCGCCTATGCGGAAGTGTGGCTGGATCAGGAAAAGGTGGCGACGACCGATGAGGAACCGATCCTCGGTGCCACTTATCTGCCGCGTAAATTCAAAACCACGGTAGTGATCCCGCCGCAAAACGATGTGGATCTGCACGCCAACGACATGAACTTTGTGGCGATCGCCGAGAACGGCAAGCTGGTGGGCTTTAACCTGCTGGTGGGCGGCGGACTGTCGATCGAACACGGCAACAAAAAGACCTATGCGCGCAAGGCCAGCGAGTTTGGCTATATTCCGCTGGAACATACGCTGGCGGTGGCGGAGGCGGTGGTGACCACCCAGCGCGACTGGGGCAATCGCACCGACCGTAAAAACGCCAAGACCAAATACACCCTGGAACGCGTCGGGGTGGATGTGTTCCGCGCCGAAGTAGAAAAACGCGCCGGCATTACCTTTGAACCGATCCGCCCATACGAATTCACCGGCCGTGGCGATCGCATCGGCTGGGTAAAGGGCATCGACAATCATTGGCACCTGACGCTGTTTATCGAGAACGGCCGGCTGCTGGATTACCCGGGCCGCCCGCTGAAGACCGGCGTGGCTGAGATAGCCAGGATCCATCAGGGCGATTTCCGCCTGACCGCCAACCAGAACCTGATCGTCGCCGGCGTGCCGGAAAGCGAGAAGGCGAAGATCGAAGCGCTGGCGCGCGATCACGGGCTGATCGACGACGGCGTCAGCGATCAACGCAAGAACTCGATGGCCTGCGTGTCGTTCCCGACCTGCCCGCTGGCGATGGCGGAGGCCGAACGCTTCCTGCCGGAATTTGTCACCAAAGTGGAAGGGATCCTGCATCAGCACGGCATGGGCGACGAGCACATCGTGTTGCGTATCACCGGCTGCCCGAACGGCTGCGGCCGCGCGTTGCTGGCCGAGCTGGGCCTGGTGGGCAAGGCGGTCGGCCGCTATAACCTGCATCTGGGCGGCAACCGCGAAGGCACGCGCATTCCACGTATGTATCGTGAAAACATCAATGAAGGGGAAATCTTGCAAGAGATCGACCAACTGGTGGGGCGTTGGGCGCAAGAGCGCCAGGCCGGCGAAGGCTTTGGCGATTTCACCATTCGCGCCGGCATTGTTCGCCCGGTGGTGGATTCGGCGCAGGATTTCTGGGACTGA
- a CDS encoding phosphoadenylyl-sulfate reductase: MAEFDLAALNALPKSGQALALAVVNGQLENLSAEQRVEWALEHLPGEFVLSSSFGIQAAVCLHLVTRIRPDIPVILTDTGYLFPETYQFIDQLADRLKLNLQVFRAEHSPAWQEARYGKLWEQGVDGIEKYNQINKVEPMNRALETLGAQTWFAGLRREQSGSRANLPVLAVQRGVFKILPIIDWDNRKIYQYLTEHGLSYHPLWEQGYLSVGDTHTTQKWEPGMSEEETRFFGLKRECGLHEG, translated from the coding sequence ATGGCTGAATTCGATCTGGCGGCGCTGAATGCGCTGCCTAAATCCGGGCAGGCGCTGGCGCTGGCGGTAGTCAACGGCCAGTTGGAAAACCTTAGCGCCGAGCAGCGGGTGGAATGGGCGCTGGAGCATCTTCCGGGCGAGTTTGTGCTCTCTTCGAGCTTTGGCATTCAGGCGGCGGTGTGCCTGCATTTGGTCACCCGCATCCGGCCGGATATTCCGGTGATCCTCACCGATACCGGTTATTTGTTCCCGGAAACCTATCAGTTTATCGACCAGTTGGCCGACAGGCTGAAGCTGAATCTGCAGGTATTCCGCGCCGAGCACTCGCCGGCCTGGCAGGAAGCGCGCTACGGCAAGCTGTGGGAGCAGGGCGTTGACGGCATCGAAAAGTACAACCAAATCAACAAGGTTGAACCGATGAACCGCGCGCTGGAAACGCTGGGGGCGCAGACCTGGTTCGCCGGCCTGCGGCGCGAACAGTCCGGCAGCCGCGCTAACCTGCCGGTGCTGGCGGTGCAGCGCGGGGTATTCAAGATCTTGCCGATCATCGACTGGGACAACCGCAAGATTTACCAGTATCTGACCGAGCACGGCCTGAGCTATCACCCGCTGTGGGAGCAGGGCTACCTGTCGGTTGGCGACACGCACACCACCCAGAAATGGGAGCCGGGCATGAGTGAGGAAGAAACCCGCTTCTTCGGCCTGAAGCGCGAGTGCGGTTTGCACGAAGGCTGA
- a CDS encoding aminopeptidase — MFSRFYLKTSLLAIALSGIFSVSAATQPAKDAPLGKFAAEQTRHIATYFPGRMAGSPAEQLAADYLKQQFSKMGYQSDIRNFNTRYLYSSKDGKKNWNNVTASSVIAARNGDSAKQIVIVAHFDTYTPQSDADLDNNLGGLTLQGVDDNASGIGVMLELAERLKNIPTAYGLRFVATSAEEIGSLGALNYLQRMSVEEKQNTALVINLDSLITGDRLYFNAGRHTSAQVAKQSRDRALDIAHRYGIAAATNPGSKEHPRGTGCCSDQEVFDAVGIPVLSVEATNWSLGDKDGYQQRAVGPHFPQGVTWHRPQYDNLQYLERYLPGRIDKRSRESVQILLPLIKELAQAHPPKTPKKK; from the coding sequence ATGTTTTCCCGTTTTTACCTGAAGACCAGCCTGCTGGCCATCGCCCTGAGCGGCATCTTCAGCGTTTCAGCCGCCACGCAGCCCGCGAAAGACGCCCCGCTGGGCAAATTCGCCGCCGAACAGACTCGCCATATCGCCACCTACTTCCCCGGCCGCATGGCGGGCAGCCCGGCCGAACAGCTCGCCGCCGACTACCTGAAGCAGCAGTTCAGCAAGATGGGCTATCAGAGCGATATCCGCAATTTCAATACCCGCTATCTCTACAGCAGTAAAGACGGTAAGAAGAACTGGAACAACGTCACCGCCAGCTCGGTGATCGCCGCCCGCAACGGCGACAGCGCCAAACAGATTGTGATCGTCGCCCATTTCGACACCTACACCCCGCAGAGCGACGCCGATCTGGACAACAACCTCGGCGGCCTGACGCTGCAGGGGGTTGATGACAACGCCTCCGGCATCGGCGTGATGCTGGAGCTGGCGGAACGCCTGAAGAACATCCCCACCGCTTACGGCTTGCGTTTCGTGGCCACCAGCGCCGAGGAGATAGGCTCGCTGGGCGCGCTGAATTATCTGCAGCGCATGAGCGTGGAAGAGAAACAAAACACCGCGCTGGTGATCAACCTCGACAGCCTGATTACCGGCGATCGCCTCTACTTCAACGCCGGGCGCCATACCTCAGCGCAGGTGGCGAAGCAGAGCCGCGACCGCGCGCTGGATATCGCCCACCGCTACGGCATTGCCGCCGCCACCAATCCGGGCAGCAAAGAGCACCCGCGGGGCACCGGCTGCTGTTCCGATCAAGAAGTGTTCGACGCCGTCGGCATCCCGGTACTGTCGGTGGAAGCCACCAACTGGTCGCTGGGCGACAAGGACGGTTACCAGCAGCGCGCCGTCGGCCCGCACTTCCCGCAGGGCGTGACCTGGCACCGGCCACAATATGACAACCTGCAGTATCTGGAACGTTACCTGCCGGGGCGCATCGACAAGCGCAGCCGCGAGAGCGTGCAAATCCTGCTGCCGCTGATCAAGGAACTGGCGCAGGCGCATCCGCCGAAAACGCCAAAGAAAAAGTAA
- a CDS encoding DUF2778 domain-containing protein, whose protein sequence is MNYDDLTKGGGEAKLHVYGVGTFPVFSGSKPYTNDPNCAYQVNSSIPVGRYWIVDRPEGSLANQVRAWAWDRISGNRHDQWFGLFSDNSMSDSVFVHGVSRGSFRLHPVRPDGSGISQGCITFFKPSDFQAVRRAILSTKKTVLRRGNLILSVYGRVDVMGASDFDNCKIR, encoded by the coding sequence ATGAATTACGACGATCTCACCAAAGGCGGAGGTGAGGCAAAATTGCACGTTTATGGCGTTGGAACCTTCCCCGTATTCAGTGGCTCAAAGCCGTACACAAACGATCCAAATTGCGCATACCAGGTAAATAGCTCAATACCTGTCGGGCGATATTGGATTGTAGACCGCCCGGAAGGCAGCTTAGCCAATCAGGTTCGCGCCTGGGCATGGGACCGTATTTCAGGTAACCGGCACGATCAGTGGTTTGGTTTATTCAGTGATAACAGCATGAGCGATAGCGTTTTTGTTCATGGGGTATCACGCGGAAGTTTCAGGCTTCATCCGGTTCGCCCTGATGGCAGTGGGATAAGCCAAGGTTGCATCACGTTCTTTAAGCCGTCCGATTTTCAGGCAGTACGACGCGCAATATTGTCGACCAAAAAAACGGTATTACGCAGAGGAAACCTAATCCTTTCAGTCTATGGCCGAGTCGATGTGATGGGAGCAAGTGACTTTGACAACTGCAAAATTCGTTAA
- the cysG gene encoding siroheme synthase CysG has protein sequence MDYLPIFADLKRRPVLVVGGGEVAARKVDLLQRAGAEIRIVAQSLSPELEQQRRQGQVLWLGTAFDPRQLDEVFLAIAATDDAALNALVFAEADKRRLLANVVDDQPLCSFIFPSIIDRSPLVVAVSSSGQAPVLARMLREKLEALLPASLGQMAEVAGRWRGRVKQRLASIAERRRFWEKTFGGRFSTLVASGQAEQAERQLEQDLQRFALGGEGVQGEIALVGAGPGDVGLLTLRGLQVMQQADVVLYDHLVSEEILDLVRRDAERICVGKRAGAHSVIQEETNRLLVELAQQGKRVVRLKGGDPFIFGRGGEELQVAAAAGIPFQVVPGVTAAAGATAYAGIPLTHRDHAQSVTFITGHCRPDGDGLDWADLARARQTLAIYMGTMKAADISRRLIANGRAATTPVAVISRGTRADQQVQTGTLQQLEELAQGAPLPALLVIGEVVELHHQIAWFGHQPQAERASRPAVVNLA, from the coding sequence GTGGACTATCTACCAATATTTGCCGATCTGAAACGACGCCCGGTGCTGGTCGTTGGCGGCGGTGAAGTGGCTGCGCGCAAGGTCGATCTGCTTCAGCGCGCCGGGGCTGAAATACGGATAGTTGCGCAGTCGCTCTCACCCGAACTCGAACAACAACGCCGGCAAGGGCAGGTTCTCTGGCTGGGGACGGCTTTCGATCCCCGCCAGTTGGACGAGGTGTTCCTGGCGATCGCCGCGACCGACGACGCCGCGCTCAACGCGCTGGTATTTGCCGAAGCGGATAAACGCCGGCTGTTGGCCAACGTGGTGGATGACCAGCCGCTTTGCTCGTTCATTTTCCCGTCGATTATCGACCGTTCACCGCTGGTGGTCGCCGTCTCCTCTAGCGGCCAGGCGCCGGTCTTGGCGCGCATGCTGCGTGAAAAGCTGGAGGCGCTGTTGCCCGCCAGCCTGGGGCAGATGGCCGAGGTGGCGGGGCGCTGGCGCGGCCGGGTTAAACAGCGGCTGGCGTCGATCGCTGAGCGTCGTCGCTTTTGGGAAAAAACCTTCGGCGGCCGTTTCTCTACGCTGGTGGCCAGTGGCCAGGCTGAGCAGGCGGAACGGCAGCTGGAACAGGATTTACAGCGCTTCGCCCTGGGCGGCGAAGGCGTGCAGGGCGAGATAGCGCTGGTGGGCGCAGGGCCGGGCGACGTGGGCCTGCTGACTCTGCGTGGGCTGCAGGTGATGCAGCAGGCGGACGTGGTGCTGTACGACCATCTGGTCAGCGAAGAGATCCTCGATCTGGTGCGCCGCGACGCCGAGCGCATCTGCGTGGGCAAGCGCGCCGGCGCGCACTCGGTGATTCAGGAAGAGACCAACCGGCTGCTGGTGGAGCTGGCGCAGCAGGGCAAACGCGTGGTGCGCCTGAAGGGCGGCGACCCGTTTATTTTCGGCCGCGGCGGTGAAGAGCTGCAGGTGGCGGCCGCGGCGGGCATTCCGTTTCAGGTGGTGCCGGGGGTAACGGCTGCGGCGGGGGCGACGGCCTATGCCGGCATTCCGCTGACCCACCGCGACCATGCGCAAAGCGTGACCTTTATTACCGGCCATTGTCGCCCCGACGGCGACGGGCTGGACTGGGCCGATCTGGCTCGGGCGCGCCAGACGTTGGCCATTTACATGGGCACCATGAAGGCGGCAGACATTAGCCGGCGGCTCATTGCCAACGGCCGCGCGGCGACTACGCCGGTAGCGGTGATCAGCCGCGGCACGCGCGCCGATCAGCAGGTGCAGACCGGCACGCTGCAGCAACTCGAAGAATTGGCCCAGGGCGCGCCGCTGCCGGCGCTGCTGGTGATCGGCGAGGTGGTGGAACTGCACCATCAAATCGCCTGGTTCGGGCATCAACCGCAGGCGGAACGGGCATCGCGCCCGGCCGTCGTGAATTTGGCTTAG
- the cysD gene encoding sulfate adenylyltransferase subunit CysD: MDEKRLTHLRQLEAESIHIIREVAAEFGNPVMLYSIGKDSSVMLHLARKAFFPGTLPFPLLHVDTGWKFREMYEFRDRTAKEYGFELLVHKNPEGVAMGINPFVHGSAKHTDIMKTEGLKQALNKYGFDAAFGGARRDEEKSRAKERIYSFRDRFHRWDPKNQRPELWHNYNGQINKGESIRVFPLSNWTELDIWQYIFLEKIDIVPLYLAKPRPVVERDGMLLMVDDDRIDLQPGEVISQRMVRFRTLGCWPLTGAVDSAAQTLPEIIEEMLISTTSERQGRMIDRDQSGSMELKKRQGYF, encoded by the coding sequence ATGGACGAAAAACGACTCACTCATTTGCGGCAATTGGAGGCGGAGAGTATCCATATCATCCGTGAAGTCGCCGCTGAATTCGGCAACCCGGTGATGCTGTACTCCATCGGCAAAGATTCCTCGGTGATGCTGCACCTGGCGCGCAAGGCGTTCTTCCCCGGCACGCTGCCGTTTCCGCTGCTGCACGTGGACACCGGCTGGAAGTTCCGCGAAATGTACGAGTTCCGCGATCGCACGGCGAAAGAGTACGGTTTTGAACTGCTGGTGCACAAAAACCCGGAAGGGGTGGCGATGGGCATCAACCCGTTCGTGCACGGCAGCGCCAAGCATACCGACATCATGAAAACCGAGGGCCTGAAACAGGCGTTGAACAAGTACGGCTTCGACGCGGCCTTTGGCGGCGCCCGCCGCGACGAAGAAAAGTCGCGCGCCAAGGAGCGCATCTATTCCTTCCGCGATCGCTTCCACCGCTGGGATCCGAAAAACCAGCGGCCGGAGTTGTGGCACAACTACAACGGCCAGATCAACAAGGGGGAAAGCATCCGCGTCTTCCCGCTGTCGAACTGGACCGAGCTGGATATCTGGCAGTACATCTTCCTGGAAAAGATCGACATCGTGCCGCTGTATCTGGCGAAACCGCGCCCGGTGGTGGAGCGCGACGGCATGCTGCTGATGGTGGACGACGATCGCATCGATCTGCAGCCGGGCGAAGTGATCAGCCAGCGTATGGTGCGTTTCCGCACCCTGGGCTGCTGGCCGCTGACCGGCGCGGTGGACTCGGCGGCGCAAACGCTGCCGGAGATCATCGAAGAGATGCTGATCTCCACCACCAGTGAGCGCCAGGGACGGATGATCGACCGCGATCAGTCCGGCTCGATGGAGCTGAAAAAGCGTCAAGGGTATTTCTGA
- the cysN gene encoding sulfate adenylyltransferase subunit CysN gives MNNAIAQQIAEQGGVESYLHAQQHKSLLRFLTCGSVDDGKSTLIGRLLHDTRQIYEDQLSTLHSDSKRIGTQGEKLDLALLVDGLQAEREQGITIDVAYRYFSTEKRKFIIADTPGHEQYTRNMATGASTCDLAILLIDARKGVLDQTRRHSFIATLLGIRHLVVAVNKMDLVDYQESVFEQFKQDYLSFAQQLPNDLDIKFVPLSALDGDNVASESAHMPWYSGPTLLEVLESVDVISERETQPLRFPVQYVNRPNLDFRGYAGTLSAGVVRVGQRVKVLPSGVESTVARIVTFDGDLQEAVPGEAITLVLKDEVDISRGDLLVDAGETLKAAQSALVDVVWMAEQPLLPGQSYDIKVAGKKTRARVEGIRHQVEINSLAQHQADTLPLNGIGLVELTFDEPLVLDSYQSNHDTGGLIFIDRLSNVTVGAGLIRETLQGAQGQAGEFSAFELELNALVRKHFPHWGARDLLGGK, from the coding sequence ATGAACAACGCAATTGCACAACAAATCGCTGAACAGGGCGGAGTCGAGTCTTACCTGCACGCACAGCAACATAAAAGCCTGCTGCGCTTTCTGACCTGCGGCAGCGTCGACGACGGCAAGAGCACCCTGATTGGGCGCTTGCTGCACGACACCCGCCAGATCTACGAAGATCAGCTGTCTACGCTGCACAGCGACAGCAAGCGCATCGGCACCCAGGGCGAAAAGCTCGATCTGGCGCTGCTGGTGGATGGCCTGCAGGCCGAGCGCGAGCAGGGCATCACCATCGACGTGGCCTACCGCTATTTCTCGACCGAAAAACGCAAATTTATCATCGCCGACACCCCGGGGCATGAGCAGTACACCCGCAACATGGCCACCGGCGCTTCTACCTGCGATCTGGCGATCCTGCTGATTGACGCGCGCAAAGGGGTGCTGGATCAGACCCGCCGCCACAGCTTTATCGCCACCCTGCTGGGCATTCGTCATCTGGTGGTGGCGGTGAACAAAATGGATCTGGTGGATTATCAGGAGTCGGTGTTCGAGCAGTTCAAACAGGATTACCTGAGCTTTGCTCAGCAGTTGCCGAACGATCTGGACATCAAGTTCGTGCCGCTCTCGGCGCTGGACGGCGACAACGTGGCGAGCGAAAGCGCGCACATGCCTTGGTACAGCGGCCCGACGCTGCTGGAAGTGCTGGAGAGCGTGGACGTGATCAGCGAGCGGGAAACCCAGCCGCTGCGTTTCCCGGTGCAGTACGTCAACCGCCCGAACCTTGATTTCCGCGGCTATGCCGGCACGCTGTCCGCCGGCGTGGTGCGGGTGGGGCAACGCGTGAAGGTGCTGCCATCCGGCGTGGAATCCACCGTGGCGCGCATCGTCACCTTCGACGGCGATCTGCAAGAGGCGGTGCCGGGCGAAGCCATTACGCTGGTGCTGAAGGATGAAGTGGACATCAGCCGCGGCGATCTGCTGGTCGACGCCGGCGAAACCCTGAAGGCGGCGCAGAGCGCGCTGGTGGACGTGGTGTGGATGGCCGAGCAGCCGCTGCTGCCGGGCCAAAGTTATGACATCAAGGTGGCCGGCAAGAAGACCCGCGCGCGGGTTGAGGGCATTCGTCACCAGGTGGAGATCAACTCGCTGGCGCAGCATCAGGCGGATACGTTGCCGCTGAACGGCATTGGCCTGGTGGAGCTGACCTTCGACGAGCCGCTGGTGTTGGACAGTTACCAGAGCAACCACGACACCGGTGGGCTGATCTTTATCGATCGCCTGAGCAACGTGACGGTCGGTGCCGGCCTGATCCGCGAAACGCTGCAGGGTGCTCAGGGGCAAGCCGGCGAGTTCAGCGCTTTCGAGCTGGAACTGAATGCGCTGGTGCGCAAGCACTTCCCGCACTGGGGCGCGCGTGACCTGCTCGGGGGGAAATAA
- the cysC gene encoding adenylyl-sulfate kinase, with amino-acid sequence MRWCASTSRTGARVTCSGGNKVAEGELRPTGPDDENVVWHPHAVARADREARNGHKGAVLWFTGLSGSGKSTVAGALEQALHALGVSTYLLDGDNVRHGLCRDLGFSDDDRRENIRRVGEVAKLMVDAGLVVLTAFISPHRAERQMVREMLDENRFIEVFVDTPLAICEARDPKGLYKKARAGELRNFTGIDAVYEAPQRPDIHLDGQQLVTNLIAQLLDVLRGQAIIKP; translated from the coding sequence ATGCGCTGGTGCGCAAGCACTTCCCGCACTGGGGCGCGCGTGACCTGCTCGGGGGGAAATAAGGTGGCGGAAGGCGAGCTGCGGCCGACCGGGCCGGATGATGAAAACGTAGTCTGGCATCCGCACGCAGTGGCGCGGGCGGACCGCGAGGCGCGCAACGGCCATAAGGGCGCGGTGCTGTGGTTTACCGGGCTGTCCGGCTCGGGCAAATCCACCGTCGCCGGGGCGCTGGAGCAGGCGCTGCATGCGCTGGGCGTCAGCACCTATCTGTTGGACGGCGATAACGTGCGCCACGGCCTGTGCCGCGATTTGGGGTTCTCCGACGATGACCGCCGCGAGAACATCCGCCGGGTCGGGGAAGTGGCCAAGCTGATGGTCGACGCCGGGCTGGTGGTGCTGACCGCGTTCATTTCGCCGCACCGCGCCGAACGGCAGATGGTGCGTGAAATGCTCGACGAGAATCGCTTTATCGAGGTGTTCGTAGATACGCCGCTGGCGATTTGCGAAGCGCGCGATCCCAAGGGATTGTACAAAAAAGCGCGCGCCGGCGAACTGCGAAACTTCACCGGAATCGATGCGGTTTACGAGGCGCCGCAGCGGCCGGATATTCACCTGGATGGCCAACAATTGGTAACAAATTTGATTGCGCAATTGTTAGACGTGCTGCGTGGTCAGGCTATTATCAAACCCTGA